One Hymenobacter aerilatus genomic region harbors:
- a CDS encoding DUF305 domain-containing protein, which yields MKVSFLILVWLLAGSGLISSCSSRHDTDEHELEVHAGTKPKPAPVAAPPALGDTLQLLAQQLDTARRLGCWDEDFARLMSVHHGGAQRLAAVELSHGKDSTLRALAQHVLKGHERDNHVLTLALTQQPPAGQEYRPGNAQDPFVRRITAALAPLRQPPSLPGTLDADFATIMQVHHQTGVALAQTELAYGKDAEVRNAARQIVRDEQAEIKQYQRWLKAHAANSSY from the coding sequence ATGAAGGTTTCATTCTTGATTCTGGTCTGGCTACTGGCAGGAAGCGGGCTCATCAGCAGCTGCAGCTCTCGGCACGATACCGATGAGCACGAACTGGAAGTGCACGCCGGAACTAAGCCGAAGCCGGCACCCGTGGCCGCGCCCCCGGCCCTGGGCGATACCCTGCAGCTGCTCGCGCAGCAACTCGATACGGCGCGCCGCCTCGGGTGCTGGGACGAGGACTTTGCCCGCCTGATGAGCGTGCACCACGGCGGGGCCCAGCGGCTGGCGGCGGTAGAACTATCGCACGGCAAAGACTCAACCCTGCGCGCCCTGGCCCAGCACGTGCTCAAGGGCCATGAGCGCGACAACCACGTGCTCACGCTGGCCCTCACCCAGCAGCCGCCGGCGGGCCAGGAATACCGGCCGGGCAACGCCCAGGACCCGTTTGTGCGCCGCATCACAGCCGCGCTGGCTCCCCTGCGCCAGCCGCCGTCCCTGCCTGGCACCCTTGATGCTGATTTTGCCACGATTATGCAGGTGCATCACCAAACGGGGGTGGCCCTGGCCCAAACCGAGCTGGCCTATGGCAAGGACGCGGAAGTAAGAAACGCCGCCCGCCAGATTGTGCGCGACGAGCAGGCCGAAATCAAGCAGTACCAGCGCTGGCTTAAGGCCCACGCGGCAAAC